CTCGTGGCGCTCCGGTTCGCGGTCGCGGCCGTGGTGACGGGCGCGTTCTCTTTGGTGGAAGCGGGGACCGAGTTCGCGATCGTCAGCGCCGGTGGGATCGCGCTCGGGATCGCGGGAGGGTGGCTCGTGGTGTGGCTCCACGGGTGGCTCGATCGCAAAAAGCTCTCGGACACGAAGATCGTCATCACGATTACGCTCCTCACGCCGTTTTTGGTGTACCTGACGGCGGAGCACCTGCACCTGTCTGGTGTGCTCGCGGCCGTGAGCGCCGGGTTTTGGGTCGGGAACAGGTGCGAGCGGGTGTTTAGCGAGGAACTGTATGAAGAGGCCCGGGCCGTTTGGGAGTGGATGGAGTTCCTGCTGAACGGGCTGATCTTCATCCTGGTCGGGTTCGCGCTGCGTCAAATCATCGATCAGGCTAGCGGGGGGCGCACACCGGCCGAGGTGCTCGTGGCCGCCGCGGTGGTTTCGGGCGCGGCAATCGTGGCCCGGCTCGTGTGGATTTTCCCCGGCGCTTACGTGCCGCGCTGGATCGATCACCAAGTGGGTATCCCCACGCCGTACCCGCCGTGGCGGGGCGTGGTCATTGTGGGGTGGACCGGGATGCGCGGCGTCGTGTCGCTCGCCGCGGCCCTCGCGCTGCCGCTCGCCACGAGTCAGGGGCACCCGTTTCCCGATCGCGACCTGATTCAGGTGCTCACGTTCGCCGTGATCTTCGCCACGCTGGTGGGGCAGGGGCTTACGCTCCCACTACTGATCCGCGGCTTGGGCGTTTCGGACGAGCCGGGCGCACCGGCCGATGTGCCGGAACCGCCCCCGGACGAACCGACTGTTTGAGAGCCGCGTCCGCGGTTTTTGGCGCTCGCTGCTAATTAGGTGATTGAGTAGTCTGTTGTGACCGGCGCCGCGGGCGCTGCACGTTACCACATTAAAGAGGTGTGAAAATGCGGACGCTACTCGGACTCGGGATCGTGCTGGCGGTGGCCTTCGGCACGCACGCGGCGGACGAGAAGAAGATCGACGCGATGAAGCTCATCGGGAAGTGGGAACCGGTGAAGCCCAAGAAGGGCGAAGAACTGGTGATGGAATTCACCAAGGACGGCAAGTTGATCGTCACCGGCAGTATGGGGGAGAAGGCGCTGAAGATCGAAGGCACCTACAAGCTCGAAGGCGACAAGCTCTCGTTCGTGCTGAAATTCATGGGGGACGAGATCAAGCAGACGGTTACTATCACGAAGCTGACCGACGACGAACTGGAAGGCACGGACCCGGCCAACAAGACCGAGGCCTTTAAGAAAGTGAAGCCGAAGTAACGTACCGTTTTGCCACTCCGGAGCCGGCCGTGACATCTTCGCGGCCGGCTCCGTTATTTGTGGTGCCAGCGCCGGTTTGCTCTCGCCGCGTTCGGGCGGGGCGCGTAGCCTCTCTTCAACGACCGCGTGGCGGTCGCCGGATTCGTGTCACTCAATGGAGCAAGCACATGCGTGTCCTCGCCGCGTTGGTTGCGGTTCTCGCGTTCGCCGGGTTCGCCGGTGCCGCGGACGAAAAGATCGACGCCAAGAAGCTGATCGGGAAGTGGGAACCGGCGAAGCCCGAAAAAGACGCCCCGAAGATGGTGCTGGAAGTTGCCGATAAGGGCAAGTTCACGCTCCACGTGACCATCGAAGGGAAGACCGAGAAGATCGAGGGCACCTACAAGCTCGAAGGCAACAAACTGGATATCGAAATGACCTTCAACGGTAAGACCGAGAAGGAAACGGTCACGATCCTCAAGCTCACCGACACGGAAATGGTGAGCAAGGACGGGAAGGGCAAGGAAGAAACGATGACCCGGGTGAAGGAAAAGAAGTAACCGGTTCGTGAACGCACGCCGACGGCCGCGGGTACCAACCCGCGGCCGTCTCGCTTTACGCACTTTCGTACCGGTGGTATCCTGGGACCACCCGTGAGGAGGTGCGTCGATGCGCGGTACCGTCGTCGGTCTGGTCGCGTTGTGGGTCGGTGGCTCCGTGTGGGCCGCGCCCGTTCCGAAGGATCGCACGGAAGCCGAGAAGGTGGTCGGCACCTGGAAGATGGTGCTTGACTCGCGCGGGAACACGGACACCGACGTGGAGGTCGAGTTCACGCAGGGCGGGAAGATGACCATCCGCCAGCGGATCGATAAGGACACGTTGTCCGTGTACGAGGGCAGCTACCGCGTCGTCGGGAACGAACTACCCTACGAAGTGAAGCAAGACTCACTCGTCAAGAAAGAGACGCTCACCATCAAGAAGATCACCGCCGACGAACTGGTCTTCGTCGACCCGGACGGGTTGAAGGAAGAGTTCGTCTGCGTGAAGAAGAAAGTCGAACCGAAGAAGGACGACAAGAAGTAGCCGCGTCGGTGGCTCGTACCTCACCGGGCCAGCCGGCGGATCGCGTCGGCCGCGGTCACACATTGGGCGCGCGTCACATCCAGGTGCGTCACGGCTCGAATCACGCGCGTTCCGAGTGGGGCCACGAGCACCCCGCTCACTTTCAGGCGCTCGGCGACGTCTTTAGCGGTGCCGTGCTGT
This region of Gemmata massiliana genomic DNA includes:
- a CDS encoding TIGR03066 family protein — translated: MRTLLGLGIVLAVAFGTHAADEKKIDAMKLIGKWEPVKPKKGEELVMEFTKDGKLIVTGSMGEKALKIEGTYKLEGDKLSFVLKFMGDEIKQTVTITKLTDDELEGTDPANKTEAFKKVKPK
- a CDS encoding TIGR03066 family protein, with protein sequence MRVLAALVAVLAFAGFAGAADEKIDAKKLIGKWEPAKPEKDAPKMVLEVADKGKFTLHVTIEGKTEKIEGTYKLEGNKLDIEMTFNGKTEKETVTILKLTDTEMVSKDGKGKEETMTRVKEKK
- a CDS encoding TIGR03066 family protein is translated as MRGTVVGLVALWVGGSVWAAPVPKDRTEAEKVVGTWKMVLDSRGNTDTDVEVEFTQGGKMTIRQRIDKDTLSVYEGSYRVVGNELPYEVKQDSLVKKETLTIKKITADELVFVDPDGLKEEFVCVKKKVEPKKDDKK
- a CDS encoding Na+/H+ antiporter, whose product is MLHPVELILALLAVTVVLGLVARRLGVAEPILLVIGGLVLGLQPWAPGVVIDPQIVFLLFLPPLLYSAAFRTPWPEFRDQIRPIMLLAIGLVLFTMVAVAAAAHYFVGMSWPTAFVLGAIVSPPDAVAAVAVTQRLRVPRLITTILEGESLVNDASALVALRFAVAAVVTGAFSLVEAGTEFAIVSAGGIALGIAGGWLVVWLHGWLDRKKLSDTKIVITITLLTPFLVYLTAEHLHLSGVLAAVSAGFWVGNRCERVFSEELYEEARAVWEWMEFLLNGLIFILVGFALRQIIDQASGGRTPAEVLVAAAVVSGAAIVARLVWIFPGAYVPRWIDHQVGIPTPYPPWRGVVIVGWTGMRGVVSLAAALALPLATSQGHPFPDRDLIQVLTFAVIFATLVGQGLTLPLLIRGLGVSDEPGAPADVPEPPPDEPTV